The sequence GATCACTGGCACTGCCCAGACGGTGTTGAGGAACCAAAAACCCCGCCTGTAAGCGAACCACGACCAGTGACACCGGCTGTGCCTGCTGAGTGTACCGCACACGACGATCATTGGCATTGTCCGCCAGTTGTCGAGGAACCAAGCAGCCCACCACCATCGAAAGAACCTACAAGCACCCCACTTCCCAACGCAGAGTCCAACGAGTGTGTGGCTCATGACGACCACTGGCGTTGCCCACCCGGCGTGGCAGAACCCAGCAGTCTACCGTCGCCTACGCATCAGAACAAACAAGACCCTTCCCACCCGACAGACACAGAGTGCGAGCCGCACGACGACCATTGGCACTGTCCCGCCGGCGTACCTGAGCCAACATCTGTTCCTGGCGCAAAGCAATCCGCAACGCAGGCACATCAAGCTGTCACAACGGCAGCCAGCAGCGAATGCGTGCCACATGACGATCATTGGCACTGTCCTGCTGGCGTGCCTGAACCAACACGACCAGCAGGTCCAAAGCCAACCACACTCTCCAGCGTGACAGTCGCCCGCCCGACCGCCTCTGCGAGCAAGGAAACTGAATGCGTACCCCACAACGACCACTGACACTGTCCTGAAGGCGTTGTCGAGCCGACATCACCACCGCCTGCGCCTGCAGTATCGAGTGTCCCCGCGCTGAAGAATGGAGCGCTTGGCCTAGATGGTTTTGGTTGGAGTGCGTTCGTGGCGGCTGTACTTGCTGCGCTGAAATCAGCGGGCGTTGTAGCAGCGTAGGATGAGCTACCGTTAATGCCAGTTGCGTAGCGATTGTGCTTAATAGTTGTGATCGTCGGGGCGGTTGCCTCTCTCGTTGATAGAGAGTCTGTTACAGTCTCCCAGCAATGGCTCTTTGATCAGTATTGCTAAAGATCTACAATGTAGATtttattactactagattCCTAGTCGCACACGTGCTACTATAAGCCTCTTTCATCTGCACTCAGCAAGAGCAAATAATTGAATCGATTACAATCGACACTCTGGATTCAGGCTATACATACACTCAGTAAGCATTGATGCTAAGAGGAGAGAGATATGTATGCCTACATTCCGAATCTGCGTTTAACTAACTGGTGTCCAAGACATTCCTGTACTCTTGTGGTGCTCTATCTTGCTGCGCGAGTTCTTCGAGGAGGCATTAACTACCTAGTTAAACAAGAACAGCTAATCTCTATACAGAGTCTAGATGGTTTCCAGTACACTAAATCGCTCATTGTCCTATACACTATTGTTAAATGTACCTAGTACTACATATTTAGTGTACCGAACAGTGTTTTTCAAACTTTTACGCTGAACAGAGCtattctttaactagctcTATCTAAAAAGTCGTATCTGTAGATACTGACACTGAGGTACAATCCTGGTGTTAAATACACAGTCTAGTGTTATTTTACACTGCGTACCTGTGTAAATAAGTAAATTCATACCACGTTTGTGTAAGTTTACACCATATCCTGGTGTTATTTACATACCTACCTTACCTGGCTAATTAGAGTCTTgataatagttagtaatcTACCTATCTATATAGGTATAGCCTAACCCCGCTCCCATCTCCTATCTCCCCTATTTCATCTCTCTTATCTCACCTCTCCTATCGTATCTGTCACGGGTATTCATACTGTTCAAACCCCAGTCAATCCATCTGATGGATTACTGTACCTTTTTGGTCCGTGTGGCTCAGGTGGGTTCGAGCCGAGCCCTCACAGTATCTTATTTTATTTCTTACATCTTGCATCTCTACGTACAgttagatagatagatagatagatagatagatagatagatagatagatagatagatagatagatagatagatagatagatagatagatagatagaaaTAAAATactaatagatttaaaaTTTTCTATCCTGTGTAAAATTACACCAGATAGTGTAAAAATACACCCCCGATGCGGTGTAAACGAGGGGCAGAATGCAGCGTTATTCACACGTTTGAGAAGCGGTGTTCTTTACCCAACTTTGTACCTGAGTGTAATTAAGTGTACGCAGACTTTCTCTTGTCTTCTACCTCTACACCCCTCTCTACCTTTTAACCTACTCTCCCATATGACTAGTTTATCTACACACAGGCGAATTCCGGCTAAACTGCGTGAGTTTAGCGTAATGAAAACTCTAAGGTAGGTGTTAGGCCCTGCAAGGCAAGGTGGCACGTGGCAACAAGTATCGTTCTGGCCGGAGCATTGATTACTTGATAGTGTGCAAGGCGCGGTGAGTTAAGCTCAGTCTTCACGGTAGGTAGTTAGGGATAGGCAAATTTAGTGTGCTAGATACTATATTGAGATTGTTCAGTGTACTAAATGACGAACATACTCCTTAGGGAAAAGATAGCAATGATGTTAAGAGGAGAGACATGTGTTATGCCTACATCTTAAGTCTGCACTGTTCTAATCAGCATCTGAGACTTTTTTGTAGTCTTGTGGTACTTTGTTAGGTTGTGCGCGTTGTTTGGACTGGCGTCGACTACCTCCTGGTGAGACTGGAACTGTCAGTTAGCGTCTGGGCTACTTCAGCTACAGTGTTGTGCAAGGCAGCAAATAAAAAACTAGCCATGCAGAAGACTAAACTAACCAGTTCAAATGATCACAGGCGAGCTAAGATTGCGTCAAGAGCTCCAAGTTCCAAGTTCCGCGCGTTCGCCGGCCCCGCACTGAGCGAGAAAATTACTCGTTCACTCTGACCCAAACCGCCCCCCAGCCAATACCTAACAGAGCAAGACGACTGTCATCGCCTTGACAAAAAAAGTATCCTGGAGGATCTGACAATGCCAGACGATATTGATGAGGACGAGACTCGAACTCGCGCCACTTTCGTGACCAGGAAGCTTATTGCTAAGCAATGCTAAGGAAGAAGACCTTAACCTGGCGCCATAACCAACTCGGCCACCTCACCCTTCTCAGGGAATTAATGGAAGTTCGCATTGgtagctataatatatttCAAATTCATGAATTGCACAGCAGCCAAGACACTTACTGACGGACATCAATTATGAAAATGCTGGCATCCAGGAGTCCGTGATCAACCTTGGCGAAAACCTGCAGTTCGGCCACTCGAGAAATCAGGGGGGTTGGTCACTCGCTTCGATATCCAGATGAGAAGGCCCAGTAGTTTCGGCGGGGTAGATTCATAAACGTGATTTTGTGGAACAATTCATGGCGAAACCGCGCAAAACGCTGTGAGCTCGAACGTAACCAGGGAACGCGCCACTGGGATTCGATCTATGAATCACAATCGACTCTTCAGCACGAGATGCTCCGGCCGCCACATCTCATTCAGCAAGCGGCTGGCGTTGACCATCTCTGGTCTGCACTGATCCAAGGACGTGATGCCCAGCAAGCGCATTCCCGTCTGCAGCTCCTCGGCAAGCACTGCGGTCGGTCAGCTTCGAAAATCCGCGCATGTTTGGTCAAACTCACCATCAACGCATCGCTCGACGCCTTTCGTCCCGTACGCAGCGAGTGCGTAGAGGAATGGCCTGCCGACACCGACTGCGGTCGCACCGAGACATAGCGCCTTCAACACGTCGTTTCCGTCGCGCAGCCCGCCGTCCAGGAAAATCTCCAGCTTGCCAATTACCTCAGGGCAATACGCTCGTATCTCCAGCAGAGTCATCAGTGCGCTCGGCGCAGTGTGCATCTGGCGCCCACCGTGGTTGCTGAGCAGAATGCCATCGCAGCCATACTCGAGCGCGAGCTTCGCATCATCAGCAGTCTGAATGCCCTTCAGCACAATCGGCCCGTCCCACTCTTTGCGCACCCACTCTAGATCCTCCCACGTTGTGTGCGGGCTGAGCTGGCCGCGGACCACCCTTCCACCCATTGCTGGCGCAAACGCATTATCGCTGCCCGCTGCATTGTCTTTCTCTGGCGCGCTGTCCGTCTCCCATTCCGCGGTCGGCTCTTCTGTGAGTCCAACGGCCAGCGCCTCTTCGGCCTGTAAGAAGCGGTCCGCTGTTCGCTTCCCCAGCACGGGTGTGTCGACTGTGATCCACAGCCCCTTGTACCCGCCCTTCTTGACCATGTGCATCAGCTCAATCGCCTTCTTTCGGTCGACAGGCATGTAGTATTGGTAAAACAGCTGCGTCGCACTCCCGTTCTTCAGTCTGGCTTGCTCATCTACATAACTCTGCATGATCTGCTCGCTAGACTTTGAACTCGCGGTGCTGACGACCATGTGCGCACCCTTCCGCACCGCACCCCGGATCATTGCCGGTTCGGCGTCTGAGTGAATAGCGCCAATTGTTCCCATGGGCGAGACGTAGAACGGGTATTGCGAGCTGTGTCCAAATATCTTGCGGCGCGTGTCGACATCGCCCACGTTGCGCATCACACGGGGGCGGAACGTGATGCGGCCCCAGTCGTCCAGGTTACGCTTGAGCGATGCGCCGGTGTTGGCTGATCCAGATGCGTAGATGTAAGACTTGTGCGGTAGAATGGCTTTTGCAGCCGTCTCGAAGTCTGGCGTTGAAACACACAGCGATACATGTGGGATGCCAGGTGATGTGTTTGTTTCTGATGGCGTctttgcttcttctttctgGGGTTCTCGTAGTTGTCCGAGAGTATTTGGATCGACCGGTCCCAGAACAGCCTCTTGTGAGATGTAGTCCCTCAAGTAACTCAGCGGATGGTATTTCTTGAATTCTTCTGTCGCGTCCTGCAAATTGTCAGTTGTGTCATCGCAGCTTTGTCACAATACCAACAGTCCCAGCATTCTTCAAGATGATCGGCCCGCCGCCCGGATGTTTAGACAGGAAGCTCGTGACATCGTACACATGAGAGTCCAGCACAATCCAGCAATCGTTCTTCTTATTGTGCTTAGCAACCTCAGCACCGTCGATATGTGACATCTTGATATCTTCAACACGAAGTCGAGACGTTCAAGAATGGTTGTTCGACGAATGGCCAACCACCGGGGGCGCATTCGAGGGGATCGCGCTACCCCGGCAACAACGTGGGACGCCCCCATCTTTCGGCGAGAAGGCCGGGTGATTGATAGCCGAATGCTTTTTGACACGGCACACCACCAAATCAAGCAGTGGTAATTTTGAAACAACTAGGATGTCATAAGTGTGGGGCGACAAAGTTGGTGTGAGTGGCTCATGCCGTCGCGCTCTGGTGTTGTGCGACAGGCGCTGCACAGTGCAGCTATGTGATCCTGAAAGACAAAGCCTCTGTTGTATTCTCATTCGAAGAAGCGATGATTTTGAGATATAGCCTAAGATGTGCATTGCTGTGGAAAGGAACAGCTTGTTCATTTGCGATAGCAAGTTGTGCTGAAGGGGACAGAAAAACAGAGGCACTTTCGCTCAATACTACACCAAAACATCCGCATCGATTGCGATCAAATTATCTATGCGAATAGCTAGTCCATACAACTATCGTCTCGTAACTTTAAATTGCCTGAGCCAGGTATGATCGGATATGTCACTGGAGAAAAGCATACTCGGGGTACGAAAGGTAGTGCACGAAGTTCTGAACAGACGGTGAGGAGATGACTGGACTCCTTGGTTCACGGCAACTGTACAATTTTCATGTCAGAATCGATGCATTAGCTGTCGACTACAGTGCAATGGGAGGACGTAGGTTGGAATTCACAGGGTAGGAAAGCCTGGGTACAATTGTGTTCTGTCTAAGTTTTAGAGGGCCCTCAAAATCGCCTTTGTAATTATCCCATGAATCTGTAAGTGCCAAGAAGACCACAGGTCCAATTCACGATCTGTAAGCAGATGACGGTTATGCAGTAGTATCTTAGTTCCAAAGACGTAGTCTAAGCAACACAACTGCTCAAACATTGTATTTCTACTGGTGATAATAATACATAGGCATCTCCATGTCGGGTCTCTTTCGTCAAAAGTCGAGGTATACGCCTGGTGTCGCAGTCAGCCGTTCTCCCGAAAGTGCGTGTAACCAGATTTCGGTAGGCGTGGTCATGCAGCCCCACAACCTGCCTGGTGTGCGTCTGAATGTAAAAGTCTGACCGTACACCCTGGTCAATAAAACGGCCACCAGGACGCTTCCGTTAACCTGAGCCGTGTATTGAAGACTAAAGGACCGTGTCTTTTCTACAGGGAGAACTTAAGGCGACTAGAGAGAGGAAATATTTGACTCTAATCCGGATCTGGCTAACAAAAGTGCTGGCAGGACTTCGAATTCTGCTAGACCCGAGCAGACTCTGACTATGTCTTGGAAGCAACGCAcgtagaaggacacgcacAGTCGCACCTAGAGTTGATATAAATGGCCTGAGACCCTCCTCCGACCGTATTCTCAGGCGATTGACAGCGTTGCTGTAAGCCTGATTAGCCGAATCGGGTCTCCGTTTCCTGCAGGAGCTCTGTGCACCGTCTTCCTGGCTCGAAGCGAATACTTCCCGCGGGCAATATCGAAGCTCACAACTTCGCACCCCAGCTCTGCCAATCAACATGTTTTGCAGTAATCCTTTGCGTCTGGTTGTGTATGCCGAGGAGACGGGATTATTCTCTCCTGCATATGCATGCGCTGCGCCGCATCGACTGCTAGGTGCTGGTTTATAAGCCTTGCTTGTTACTTGCGCCCAGAAGTCAGAAGCAGTGTTTGCATTCGTCTTGGAATTTTGCATTTCGGCAAGCCCTTTAAGCATGTTAAAACTCTCCACTCTCTCCCTAGCCTGTGCTGCTCTCACGACAGCACAGAGCTCCGTCCCTTCATTCACTGCTTCCGTGGCACCTGCTGCCGAGACCGTCACTACCGTGTCCACTCCCGCAAACGTACCGCTGTTCGATGCCGAGATCGTTCAATTGACTGACAATGTTGTTGCTGGGCTTCAGAACAACCCCACTGTTGCCGAACACGCTTCGCTTTTCGCCTTTGGTGACACGAACCCTACCGCAGCAGCGCGCGCTCGTCGTGCTCGCCGAGCGCCCCGCTGCAAGACAATGCCGGGTGATGCACTCTATCCGAACAAATTTGTCTGGGGCCTGGCCAATCAGCTGCTCGGCGGTGCCCTCGAACCTATCGTGCCCATTGGTTCGCCCTGCTACCAGGACTCGGAGTACAACAACTACGATGCGGAGAGGTGCTCCTACCTCGTCAAGAACTTCGATGCCGAAGAGATCTAGTATGTCAAACGATGCGATTCTCAAGCAGCTCGCACTGACCTGCACAGCTACGAAGACAATGGAGCCTTGATGAACCCACTTTATTATGGCATGACTTGTCCCATTCCGGCATCTGGTAACGCTGCTAATGGTACCTGTACCCAGGGTGGCTACTCTGAGTACGCTGTGAAGATAAATAATGTCGCTCAGATCCAGCTAGCAGTCAATTTCGCTCGCTCACTGAACTTGCGCTTGGTCATTCGCAACACCGGTCACGACTATAATGGCAGATCGGTTGGGAAGGGCGCTTTGAGCGTTTGGACTCACGGACTGAAAGGAATCCGTTACATCAAGGATTACGAGAGCTCAGCTTACTCCGGACCTGTCTTCAAAGTTGGCGCTGGCGTGCAAGGCTTCGAGTTGCTACAAGCCGCCGAGCAATACGGTGTCTCTGCTGTTACTGGCATCTGTCCCGTAAGCTTCACTCATTCGAATGTAAATACAAATTTGCTAACGAGGCGTAGACCGTTGGTGTATTCGGGGGCTATTCGACAGGTGGCGGCCACAGCCCATTGATGCAGCTATTCGGGACTGGGGCTGACCAGATTATCGCTCTCGAGGTAGTGCTATCTAGTGGGCGTTTCGTCACTGCCACTCCTTTAGTGCATAGCGATCTGTATTGGGCGATGctcggtggcggtggcggcacCTTCGGAATCATCACCTCTGCTGTGGTCAAGGTCCACCCCAAAGTTCCCGTCACTGCTTCAACCTGGACCGTCATGACATCTGAGACAGTCTCTGCTGAAGCCTTTTGGGAGCTCTTCAGGTTCTTCTGGGACAACTTTCCAACTTACAACGACGCCAAGACCTACTCATTTGGCTCATTGATGAAGCTTGGCCCTGGATCGTACATGTGGGACATGAAACCTTTTTTTGCAACAAATAAAACAGTCGCAGAGTACGAGGCCTTGGTTGCGCCTCTGTACCAAAAGGCTGCTGAGCTAAATGTTACAATCGCAGCCAACACGACCCATTACGATACCTTGTACTCCGCCTACCAACCCACGTTTGGCGCATACAACTATCGTATCGGTGCCGCAGGTGCAATCCCAGGTAGCCGCTTCCTACCAACAGAGAACTGGGCGGATGAAGAGATCCGTGACCAGACCTTTGCGGCAGTCCAGAATACGGTCGAGAAGGCATTGATGCTGAACATGTACCACCAGCACACTGCCGACGAGCAGAACACCGGTGTTAACTCGGTTAACCCAGCTTTTCGCAACCTGCAGGCGCAACTTGTCGCCATAGGCAGCGTCACCGACATGACTCCTGCTGGCTGGAAGGCTAGCGATGATGCCTTGAACAACGAGATCATGGCTCCGCTCCGTAAGGTTTCGCCGGCTGGCGGTGCGTACAGCAATGAAGCAAACATTGGCGAGCCTGACTGGCAGCAAGCCTTCTGGGGCAAGAACTACCCGAGGCTCCTGGAGTTGAAGAAGAAGTACGATCCAACTGAGCTGTTCTATGTTCATCACGGCGTGGGAAGCGAGGGGTGGGTCGTTGAGGACCACGGCGTTGTGGGCGTGCAGTCGACTGATGGTCCGTTATGCCGTGTGTGATGGCTCAAGAAAGCTTAGTTCTTGCACGTAGTCAATGCAACCAGTGAAGCGCAGTAGTTGGGTGTTACTTTTAAAACTTGTACGCATACCCAGATGCTTATCCCTGCTCCACCTGACGCGTTCGTTGCAGTAGCGTCTTGTGGCTCAACCTCGGCAGAGAAACTACCAACCATGGAGACAGCTGCAATGCGTGAAAGGGTGCACTGGCGAGAATTCAGCCTTTGCAGAGAGGTTTTGGAGTGGCGAGACTTTTGTGAGTTGTGGCGGTTTACGCAAGCTCGAAAAATTCTGCCTGGGCAGTGTTTTTCGGCAGTTCACAAGGCTTTCTCGATGTTGTTTGGAATTGTTTGAAATCGGCGGCGTGTGTCTGTGGACTCCATGGGTTCTTGCTGTGGATTTGGCGGCTGAACTGCATGATGCCCCCGCTCCTCATGCACGCGCGGAGTGGCTTGCCGCACTCCGCGCCTCAAACCAACCTCGATGACATGCTAAAGGAAAGTCGACACGGTGTACAGCTTGCTCTGTCGCAATCTTGGGGCTGCGCAGTGCCCCATGCGCAAGGCTGCATATGTCGCAGAGGGCGATGAGGGGTGGAATGTCTGAGATACGTGTCGCGCCTTGTCAGCGGCGCTTCTCTGGACGTCCCTCGCGCGTCTTGCTCGGCAGGCACTGACGATTAGTCACCCCAATCTGGGCTGTCATTGCGAGTTTTGACGGGTTGTAAAACATCTACAGATCTTGTCTTCCGTCCTGCTCGCCCTGacccttctcttctttccTCAGTCATTACAGGCTTCTTGTCTACATTGAGCACCAAGCCACGGAACTACAACCACCCGGCGCAGAgtactctactactaccctGCAGTCATGTGTCCTTTTAGTATGTTCAGTGCCGCAGCCACAGTAGCCATCATTAACAGACGGTAGCTTCTCTTCCTTCGAGCGAAGGTCCTAGTCGCTTCTCCCCCACAGCTGTCAGGGATTGGCAGCCACGAAGAAAGTCCGTTTCCAATGCTTGCGAGCGATGCCGGCGAAGGAAGATTCGGTGTGACGGCGACACGCCGTGCGCTACATGTAAAAGATTCTCACTACTGTGCGTGAGGACGCAAAAACCTCGAGATATGGTTGCATCGTAAGTGAACAACGCTAGTGCGCTATCACGTGATGCTGCATTCACTCACATCCGTTAAGAGAACACAGGGAAGCGCTCGAAGGTCGAATACATCAACTAGAAGCCCAGCTGTCTGCGCATGTAAATGCTCCAATGCACGGCATGGAGAGTATCGATGAAACCATACTAGCAGCTGCATCAGCCGACTTCAATAACTTAGACGCAACGTTCGCCACTTCATATGCCACGAGCGGGCTAAACCTTGGCAGCTTTGGAGAGAGCTCACCAGTGTCTTCGTTCTGGTCAGGCACCACACGGGCCTCGTCCCCCGATATGCCGCCAACATCCGTCCCTCCGCAATTCGCCTCGATTCCATCGCATCTCCCCGGTAGCAAACCAAAATCGTCACCCCTGGAACCTCACACGGCACCGTCATGGGAGTTCATGGCTCAGATGCAGTTGAGTAAGAAAAGTGCTGGAACTGCGAGAAGTCGAAGTCACTCCCGCAATACGTCTAACTCGTCAACTTCTTTCGCAAGCGACGATCAGGCCATGTCCCCTATACCAGAAGTCGACGACGACTTGATGCCCTTTGCAACTACCCCGCGTCTACCACGGCAAGGCGTTTTTGCTCCCAGCCCAGCGCCTGCCTCGACACGCTCAAGTCTTACAGATAAGAGTCGTGCTGCTtctactctactactaccaAGTCGATTTGAGGCCGAGACTCTGACGACTGAATTCATGCAGCATGTCGAGACTCATTCACCAGAAGTCTACGGCATGACGCCCACTTCATTTGCGCAACTCTGCGAGACAGTCTACCCTAACCCCCAGAAAGCTTCCCCTTCGATGCCTGTCGCTTCCATGTCGATGGCCAGATTCCACGTCTTCCTTGCCATGGCAGCTGGGATGAAACTCAGGATCAGAGATAGCCTGGAGACTACCAACACCCTTCTCGATACCTGCTACGATCTTGCTATGCAACAAACCGCTGTGTCAACGTTCTGGCAAGAAGATGGTGGCGTCGAAGCAGCCCAGTTACTCGCAATTTTTGCGGGCATTCGCAAAACACGCATTATAGATGCCACGCCCGTGCAATTCTCTTTTACATGGTGATAGCTATGTTATTCTTGCTCAGCTCTCGCGAGACGATTGATTGTATTA is a genomic window of Ascochyta rabiei chromosome 16, complete sequence containing:
- a CDS encoding L-lactate dehydrogenase (cytochrome); protein product: MSHIDGAEVAKHNKKNDCWIVLDSHVYDVTSFLSKHPGGGPIILKNAGTDATEEFKKYHPLSYLRDYISQEAVLGPVDPNTLGQLREPQKEEAKTPSETNTSPGIPHVSLCVSTPDFETAAKAILPHKSYIYASGSANTGASLKRNLDDWGRITFRPRVMRNVGDVDTRRKIFGHSSQYPFYVSPMGTIGAIHSDAEPAMIRGAVRKGAHMVVSTASSKSSEQIMQSYVDEQARLKNGSATQLFYQYYMPVDRKKAIELMHMVKKGGYKGLWITVDTPVLGKRTADRFLQAEEALAVGLTEEPTAEWETDSAPEKDNAAGSDNAFAPAMGGRVVRGQLSPHTTWEDLEWVRKEWDGPIVLKGIQTADDAKLALEYGCDGILLSNHGGRQMHTAPSALMTLLEIRAYCPEVIGKLEIFLDGGLRDGNDVLKALCLGATAVGVGRPFLYALAAYGTKGVERCVDVLAEELQTGMRLLGITSLDQCRPEMVNASRLLNEMWRPEHLVLKSRL
- a CDS encoding L-lactate dehydrogenase (cytochrome), coding for MSHIDGAEVAKHNKKNDCWIVLDSHVYDVTSFLSKHPGGGPIILKNAGTDATEEFKKYHPLSYLRDYISQEAVLGPVDPNTLGQLREPQKEEAKTPSETNTSPGIPHVSLCVSTPDFETAAKAILPHKSYIYASGSANTGASLKRNLDDWGRITFRPRVMRNVGDVDTRRKIFGHSSQYPFYVSPMGTIGAIHSDAEPAMIRGAVRKGAHMVVSTASSKSSEQIMQSYVDEQARLKNGSATQLFYQYYMPVDRKKAIELMHMVKKGGYKGLWITVDTPVLGKRTADRFLQAEEALAVGLTEEPTAEWETDSAPEKDNAAGSDNAFAPAMGGRVVRGQLSPHTTWEDLEWVRKEWDGPIVLKGIQTADDAKLALEYGCDGILLSNHGGRQMHTAPSALMTLLEIRAYCPEVIGKLEIFLDGGLRDGNDVLKALCLGATAVGVGRPFLYALAAYGTKGVERCVDGEFDQTCADFRS